The Candidatus Methanoperedens sp. genome has a window encoding:
- a CDS encoding cytochrome c, protein MKSPKIAIILIAVGVIGLFAVTLYSPSYSAYTTSGFKSNGERIYFTATSNSGKPIISSIGTMAMRGMMSCAACHGVDGKGGRGRMMMWTFDASDIRYSTLTAGGGNETPYTDELIKRAITQGVDADGKRLEPPMPVWQMSDSDLNDLLEYLKSLK, encoded by the coding sequence ATGAAAAGCCCGAAAATTGCAATAATCCTTATTGCAGTCGGCGTGATAGGGCTTTTTGCGGTGACCCTCTATTCGCCATCGTACAGTGCATACACAACGTCAGGTTTCAAAAGCAACGGGGAGAGGATATATTTCACAGCCACGTCGAATTCGGGTAAACCCATTATTTCATCAATAGGAACGATGGCAATGCGTGGAATGATGAGCTGCGCCGCCTGTCATGGTGTAGACGGGAAAGGAGGGCGGGGAAGGATGATGATGTGGACGTTTGATGCATCGGATATCAGATATTCTACATTGACAGCAGGGGGCGGGAATGAAACACCATATACCGACGAACTCATCAAACGGGCGATTACGCAAGGTGTTGATGCTGATGGAAAGAGGCTTGAGCCGCCAATGCCTGTATGGCAGATGTCAGATAGCGACCTTAACGACCTGCTCGAATATCTTAAGAGTCTGAAGTAA
- a CDS encoding Mov34/MPN/PAD-1 family protein, translated as MKIARDTLNFILEVCKSSYPKEFAGMLSADGDVITDVVVVPGTESTDESAVMQLFMLPNIRTVGTVHSHPTGDTRPSTADLELFDAKGQIHIIAGAPYTIASWTCYNKEGKPVKLEIVDYEFKENEENW; from the coding sequence ATGAAAATTGCACGCGATACATTAAATTTCATACTCGAAGTCTGCAAATCCTCGTATCCAAAAGAGTTTGCCGGCATGCTTTCCGCAGATGGCGATGTCATAACAGACGTCGTGGTCGTCCCCGGAACCGAATCAACCGATGAGAGCGCGGTAATGCAATTATTCATGCTTCCAAATATACGCACAGTGGGAACGGTGCACAGCCATCCAACAGGCGACACAAGACCATCAACCGCCGACCTTGAACTGTTCGATGCAAAAGGCCAGATACATATAATTGCAGGGGCGCCTTATACTATCGCAAGCTGGACATGCTACAATAAAGAGGGAAAACCTGTCAAACTTGAGATAGTCGATTACGAGTTTAAAGAAAACGAAGAGAACTGGTAG
- a CDS encoding SHOCT domain-containing protein, whose protein sequence is MQGMMDGYGYGYGMMGGGWWILGLIFWLLVLIGLVLLIKYLWEGGAKRVDSALEILKKRYASGEISKEEFEEKKKDLV, encoded by the coding sequence ATGCAAGGAATGATGGACGGCTACGGTTATGGCTATGGCATGATGGGCGGTGGTTGGTGGATTTTAGGGCTTATCTTCTGGCTCCTTGTGCTCATCGGGCTTGTCCTCCTTATCAAATACCTGTGGGAAGGCGGCGCCAAGCGAGTGGATTCAGCCCTTGAAATCCTGAAGAAAAGGTATGCCAGCGGAGAGATAAGCAAGGAAGAGTTCGAAGAGAAAAAGAAAGACCTGGTATGA